A window from Acidobacteriota bacterium encodes these proteins:
- a CDS encoding cytochrome c3 family protein: MSRPPARFALGLALAAVALATPARGAQTAPAGEAQLGEESRKCVACHEQRTPAIAAQWRASRHAKEGVGCYECHMAEEGDRDAFMHEGQRIATVVSPKDCSPCHAKETDEFDRSHHSKATQFIGSLDNVLGEVIEGPLAAANGCRQCHGSEVAITKKDAAGKPILDPMTWPNTGIGRVNLDGSRGSCTACHSRHTFSRAMARQPEVCGKCHMGPDHPQIEIYEESKHGIAYNTQKDQMNLGSEKWVVGEDYTAAPTCATCHMSATRTQAVTHDVGARISWTLRPVISKKLENADARRAAMKDTCSACHGPDFVNAFYSSYDGAVEIWNRKFGTPAQDVMSALRAAGKLTPTPFDEEVEWSFYRLWHHEGRRARMGASMQGPDYTQWHGFFEVAERFYFDFLPKAEAASKGDPAVARVIKAILDSPEHAWKKGMSPEDRAKIDAFYKERYGLPTSQ; this comes from the coding sequence ATGTCTCGACCCCCGGCACGCTTCGCCCTCGGCCTCGCACTCGCCGCCGTCGCCCTCGCGACCCCCGCGAGAGGCGCGCAGACGGCCCCGGCGGGAGAAGCTCAGCTCGGCGAGGAGAGCCGCAAGTGCGTCGCCTGCCACGAGCAGAGGACTCCCGCCATCGCGGCGCAGTGGCGGGCGAGCCGCCACGCCAAGGAGGGGGTCGGCTGCTACGAGTGCCACATGGCGGAGGAGGGGGACAGGGACGCCTTCATGCACGAGGGCCAGCGCATCGCGACCGTCGTCTCCCCGAAGGACTGCTCGCCGTGCCACGCGAAGGAGACGGACGAGTTCGATCGCTCGCACCACTCGAAGGCGACGCAGTTCATCGGCTCCCTCGACAACGTGCTGGGCGAGGTGATCGAGGGTCCCCTCGCGGCGGCGAACGGTTGCCGCCAGTGCCACGGATCCGAGGTCGCGATAACGAAGAAGGACGCCGCAGGAAAGCCGATCCTCGACCCGATGACCTGGCCGAACACCGGCATCGGGCGCGTGAACCTCGACGGCTCTCGAGGCTCGTGCACCGCCTGCCACTCGCGCCACACGTTCAGCCGCGCGATGGCGCGCCAGCCCGAGGTCTGCGGCAAGTGCCACATGGGCCCCGACCATCCGCAGATCGAGATCTACGAGGAGAGCAAGCACGGCATCGCCTACAACACCCAGAAGGATCAGATGAACCTGGGGTCCGAGAAATGGGTCGTGGGCGAGGATTACACCGCCGCACCGACGTGCGCGACGTGCCACATGTCGGCGACGCGGACGCAGGCGGTCACGCACGACGTGGGGGCGCGCATCTCCTGGACGCTTCGCCCCGTCATCAGCAAGAAGCTCGAGAACGCCGACGCGCGGCGGGCGGCGATGAAGGACACGTGCTCGGCCTGCCACGGCCCCGACTTCGTGAACGCCTTCTACTCTTCGTACGACGGCGCCGTCGAGATCTGGAACCGGAAGTTCGGGACGCCGGCCCAGGACGTGATGAGCGCGCTCCGCGCCGCCGGGAAGCTGACGCCGACCCCCTTCGACGAGGAGGTGGAGTGGAGCTTCTACCGCCTCTGGCACCACGAGGGGAGGCGGGCGCGGATGGGGGCGTCGATGCAGGGCCCCGACTACACGCAGTGGCACGGCTTCTTCGAGGTTGCCGAGCGCTTCTACTTCGACTTCCTGCCGAAGGCCGAGGCGGCGTCGAAGGGGGACCCCGCCGTCGCCAGGGTCATCAAGGCGATCCTCGACTCACCGGAGCACGCGTGGAAGAAGGGGATGTCCCCCGAGGATCGCGCGAAGATCGACGCCTTCTACAAGGAGCGGTACGGCCTGCCGACGAGCCAGTAG
- a CDS encoding alginate export family protein gives MRTRLPLRAVSAVMISLGLAGIAGARADEARKDVTWTLNGEARFRPEWRNNLDLNRAVDDDVRDQFMRLRLGFTVNIKDDYRVFVQAQDSREAGEESAVPATATTTSERNLDLHQGYLEIRKAGAPGLGLTIGRQEWAYGEHRMIGNYSWNNVGRSFDGAKIHYAKEGWFVDGLVARISNTTVGAATHGSDLYGVEYQAAPRKSGEYGGYWLEFADNVAAAGETGALGTSRVDAFGARMKDRFGPFDLNVEAAIERGSLKGDDLSASAAAAQGGVNWGSQHHLRVFGGYDLATGDRNNADGKREEFFNFFPTNHIHYGYADLEGWRNIRSPYAGASWSKGRHFAQAKVHAFSLENAAGPWKDAGGNVLGFDATGSSGTAVGSETDLTYRFALKEKATIEAGYSRFLPAHFAKSSRGDDPQDWGYVMLTVGF, from the coding sequence ATGCGAACCCGACTCCCGCTAAGAGCCGTTTCCGCCGTCATGATCTCCCTCGGCCTCGCCGGAATCGCCGGCGCCCGGGCCGACGAGGCGAGGAAGGACGTCACCTGGACGCTCAACGGGGAGGCGCGGTTCCGCCCCGAGTGGCGGAACAACCTCGATCTGAACCGCGCGGTCGACGACGACGTGCGCGATCAGTTCATGCGGCTCCGGCTCGGCTTCACCGTGAACATCAAGGACGACTACCGCGTCTTCGTCCAGGCCCAGGACTCGCGCGAGGCGGGGGAGGAGTCCGCCGTCCCCGCGACGGCGACGACCACGAGCGAGCGCAACCTCGATCTGCATCAGGGGTATCTCGAGATCCGGAAGGCCGGGGCGCCCGGCCTCGGCCTCACGATCGGGCGGCAGGAGTGGGCCTACGGCGAGCACCGGATGATCGGCAACTACTCCTGGAACAACGTCGGCCGCTCCTTCGACGGCGCGAAGATCCATTACGCGAAGGAGGGGTGGTTCGTCGACGGCCTCGTCGCGCGGATCTCCAATACCACCGTCGGCGCGGCCACGCACGGGAGCGACCTGTACGGCGTCGAGTACCAGGCCGCACCCCGGAAATCGGGCGAGTACGGCGGCTACTGGCTCGAGTTCGCCGACAACGTCGCCGCGGCGGGCGAGACCGGCGCCCTCGGGACGTCGCGCGTCGACGCCTTCGGCGCGCGGATGAAGGATCGCTTCGGTCCCTTCGATCTGAACGTCGAGGCGGCGATCGAGAGGGGGAGCCTCAAGGGGGACGACCTCTCGGCCTCCGCGGCGGCGGCGCAGGGCGGCGTCAACTGGGGGAGCCAGCATCACCTCAGGGTCTTCGGCGGGTACGATCTCGCCACCGGCGACAGGAACAACGCCGACGGGAAGCGCGAGGAGTTCTTCAACTTCTTCCCCACGAACCACATTCATTACGGCTACGCGGACCTCGAGGGGTGGAGGAACATCCGGAGCCCCTATGCCGGCGCGTCGTGGTCGAAGGGAAGGCACTTCGCGCAGGCGAAGGTGCACGCCTTCAGCCTCGAGAACGCCGCCGGGCCGTGGAAGGACGCCGGGGGAAACGTCCTCGGCTTCGACGCGACGGGATCGTCGGGCACGGCCGTCGGCTCGGAGACCGATCTGACGTACCGCTTCGCGCTGAAGGAGAAGGCGACGATCGAGGCGGGATACAGCCGCTTCCTCCCGGCGCATTTCGCGAAGAGCTCGCGCGGCGACGACCCGCAGGACTGGGGCTACGTTATGCTCACCGTCGGATTCTGA
- a CDS encoding DUF190 domain-containing protein: MVLPQEGCLLRIFIGESDRHEGKPLHEWIVLTAREQGLAGATVLRGMMGYGAHSRMHTSKIERLSLDLPIVVEIVDVREKVEAFLALIDPAISEGLATLERAEVRFYRSGKHS; this comes from the coding sequence ATCGTGCTGCCCCAGGAAGGATGCCTCCTCCGAATCTTCATCGGCGAGAGCGATCGCCACGAAGGGAAACCGCTCCACGAGTGGATCGTCCTGACGGCGCGCGAGCAGGGGCTCGCCGGGGCGACCGTTCTCCGGGGGATGATGGGGTACGGCGCCCACAGCCGGATGCACACCTCGAAGATCGAGCGCCTGTCTCTCGATCTCCCGATCGTCGTCGAGATCGTGGACGTGCGCGAGAAGGTCGAGGCCTTCCTCGCCCTCATCGACCCCGCCATCTCCGAGGGGCTGGCCACGCTGGAGCGCGCCGAGGTGCGCTTCTACCGGAGCGGGAAGCACTCCTGA
- the crcB gene encoding fluoride efflux transporter CrcB, whose protein sequence is MVKVLLVGAGGFLGSIARYWVGGLVQDRTPGLFPFGTLAVNVLGCFLIGALSELADARSLLSAEARTFAMVGVLGGFTTFSAFGNETMNLLRERDGWLAAGNVLLHVVLAIGAVWVGRAVVQLIWR, encoded by the coding sequence GTGGTGAAGGTCCTGCTCGTCGGCGCCGGCGGGTTCCTGGGCTCGATCGCCCGGTATTGGGTGGGCGGACTCGTGCAGGACCGGACTCCAGGGCTCTTCCCCTTCGGCACCCTCGCGGTCAACGTCCTCGGCTGCTTCCTGATCGGCGCCCTCTCGGAGCTCGCAGACGCCCGGTCGCTCCTCTCGGCGGAGGCGAGGACGTTCGCCATGGTCGGCGTCCTCGGCGGCTTCACGACCTTCTCGGCGTTCGGCAACGAGACGATGAACCTCCTGCGCGAGCGCGACGGATGGCTCGCCGCCGGCAACGTCCTCCTGCACGTCGTCCTCGCGATCGGCGCCGTCTGGGTCGGCCGTGCGGTCGTGCAGCTCATCTGGAGGTGA
- a CDS encoding PKD domain-containing protein translates to MDHSRARLILAVGAALLLPSALPAATVNVAVVNNLFNPAHPTINQGDTVVWTWMNTGTTPHSVTSGTCSSGFCTADSKFGSAIQSSGTFQNTFNTAGTFPYFCVVHGQSMTASVIVTPAPALTCSIMPDVSVGPPPLDVHFTANVSGGVGPYTFAWDFKDTGTSTSQNPPHTFADLGEYDVILKVTDATHTMSQCVSPIIVTDLVCSGVADPNSGDAPLSVTFTGSASGGDPNSYDFMWDFGDGSPHAAGQVVMHDYVTSGVKHAMVMGTDAQLVPCSGSITVTVTDPNCPAGDNDNDGVCDSSDNCPAAYNPTQADSDGDGAGDACDNCANLYNPTQADFDADGQGDDCDITIITPPEGMPFFCTTIPIVPPTVQWLPGGYSKFRVTIAWDPAFGKGASVNSGSTLLKTTAYTPPVKKWKKACANGAAGPQALFIQIFGKRKTPPVGGVSDVVSIDVFP, encoded by the coding sequence ATGGACCATTCCCGCGCCCGGCTGATCCTTGCGGTGGGGGCCGCGCTTCTCCTGCCGTCGGCACTCCCGGCCGCGACGGTGAACGTCGCCGTCGTCAACAACCTCTTCAACCCGGCCCACCCGACGATCAACCAGGGGGACACGGTCGTCTGGACCTGGATGAACACCGGGACCACCCCCCACAGCGTGACGAGCGGGACCTGCTCGAGCGGCTTCTGCACCGCGGACTCGAAGTTCGGCTCCGCCATCCAGTCGTCGGGGACCTTTCAGAACACGTTCAACACCGCGGGGACGTTTCCCTACTTCTGCGTCGTCCACGGGCAGTCGATGACGGCGTCGGTCATCGTCACTCCGGCCCCCGCGCTGACGTGCAGCATCATGCCGGACGTCTCGGTCGGCCCGCCGCCTCTCGACGTGCACTTCACGGCCAACGTCTCGGGCGGCGTCGGCCCCTACACCTTCGCGTGGGATTTCAAGGACACGGGGACGAGCACGAGCCAGAACCCGCCGCACACGTTCGCCGATCTCGGGGAGTACGACGTGATCCTCAAGGTCACCGACGCCACCCACACGATGTCGCAGTGCGTGAGCCCCATCATCGTGACCGATCTCGTCTGCTCGGGGGTCGCCGATCCGAACTCCGGGGACGCCCCGCTGAGCGTCACCTTCACAGGCTCGGCGTCCGGCGGCGATCCGAACAGCTACGACTTCATGTGGGACTTCGGCGACGGCTCGCCGCACGCCGCGGGGCAGGTCGTGATGCACGACTACGTGACCTCGGGGGTGAAGCACGCGATGGTGATGGGCACCGACGCGCAGCTCGTCCCCTGCTCGGGGTCGATCACCGTGACCGTGACCGATCCGAACTGCCCGGCCGGCGACAACGACAACGACGGCGTCTGCGACAGCTCGGACAACTGCCCGGCGGCCTACAACCCGACGCAGGCCGATTCGGATGGCGACGGCGCGGGCGACGCGTGCGACAACTGCGCGAACCTCTACAACCCGACGCAGGCCGACTTCGACGCCGACGGTCAGGGGGACGACTGCGACATCACGATCATCACCCCCCCCGAGGGGATGCCCTTCTTCTGCACGACCATTCCCATCGTCCCGCCGACGGTGCAGTGGCTCCCGGGCGGGTACTCCAAGTTCCGGGTGACGATCGCGTGGGATCCGGCCTTCGGGAAGGGCGCGTCCGTCAACAGCGGCAGCACCCTGCTGAAGACGACCGCGTACACTCCTCCCGTGAAGAAATGGAAGAAGGCGTGCGCGAACGGCGCCGCCGGCCCGCAGGCCCTCTTCATCCAGATCTTCGGGAAGCGGAAGACGCCTCCGGTCGGCGGCGTGAGCGACGTCGTCTCGATCGACGTCTTTCCGTGA
- a CDS encoding isocitrate lyase/phosphoenolpyruvate mutase family protein produces MRTQSEKAKAFQALHARAGAFIIPNPYDAGTARILAHLGFEALATTSAGYAFSIGRRDNTVGRDRMLAHVAEIVAATDLPVSADLENGFGDDPGTVAETIRRAAAAGLAGGSIEDSTGRPADPIYDLPLAVARIRAAAGVVRSLPVPFTLTARAENFLVGRPDFGDTIRRLRAYQEAGADVLYAPGLLSRDDIAAVVRAVDRPVNVLMGLQGAELSLAELSAIGVKRVSVGSALSRAALGAFMRAAREMLESGTFTFAREAASFREISSLFEP; encoded by the coding sequence ATGCGAACCCAATCGGAGAAAGCGAAGGCCTTCCAGGCGCTTCACGCGCGGGCGGGCGCGTTCATCATCCCGAACCCGTACGACGCGGGGACGGCGCGGATCCTGGCCCATCTCGGCTTCGAGGCGCTGGCGACGACGAGCGCGGGGTACGCCTTCTCGATCGGTCGGCGGGACAACACGGTGGGGCGCGATCGGATGCTGGCGCACGTGGCGGAGATCGTCGCGGCGACCGACCTCCCGGTCAGCGCGGACCTCGAGAACGGCTTCGGCGACGATCCGGGGACGGTCGCCGAGACGATCCGCCGCGCCGCCGCGGCGGGGCTCGCCGGCGGATCGATCGAGGACTCAACCGGCCGCCCGGCGGATCCGATCTACGATCTCCCGCTCGCCGTTGCGCGCATCCGCGCGGCGGCGGGCGTCGTGCGCTCGCTTCCGGTTCCATTCACCCTGACCGCGCGCGCCGAGAACTTCCTCGTAGGGCGTCCCGACTTCGGCGACACGATCCGGCGCCTCCGGGCCTACCAGGAGGCGGGGGCCGATGTCCTCTACGCGCCGGGGCTCCTGAGCCGCGACGACATCGCCGCCGTGGTCCGCGCCGTCGATCGCCCCGTGAACGTCCTGATGGGGCTCCAGGGGGCGGAGCTGAGCCTCGCGGAGCTCTCGGCGATCGGCGTGAAGCGCGTGAGCGTCGGGAGCGCCCTGTCGCGCGCCGCGCTGGGCGCCTTCATGAGAGCCGCGCGCGAGATGCTCGAGAGCGGCACCTTCACCTTCGCGCGCGAGGCGGCGAGCTTTCGGGAGATCAGCTCCCTCTTCGAACCGTAG
- a CDS encoding phage Gp37/Gp68 family protein yields the protein MAQSSIEWTESTWNPLTGCDKISPGCKFCYAERMAKRLQAMGQPRYAKGFELTLHEDSLEAPLTWKKPQKIFVNSMSDMFHEAVPVAFIQRTFDVMRRASWHHFQVLTKRSDRLLELAPTLAWPPNVWMGVSVERQDYVSRIDDLRGTRAAVKFLSLEPLLGPLRDLNLDGIDWVIAGGESGPRARPMEEGWVLDIKSQSRSAGVAFFFKQWGGFNKKKSGRMLEGRTWDELPASVPSVT from the coding sequence ATGGCCCAGTCCTCCATCGAGTGGACCGAATCGACCTGGAACCCGTTGACCGGCTGCGACAAGATCAGCCCGGGGTGCAAGTTCTGCTATGCCGAGCGAATGGCGAAACGGCTCCAGGCCATGGGCCAGCCGCGATACGCGAAAGGATTCGAGCTGACGCTGCACGAGGATTCGCTCGAAGCTCCCTTGACCTGGAAGAAGCCCCAGAAGATTTTCGTCAACTCCATGAGCGACATGTTTCATGAAGCCGTTCCGGTCGCGTTCATTCAGCGGACGTTCGACGTCATGCGACGCGCGTCCTGGCACCATTTCCAGGTGTTGACGAAGCGCTCGGACCGCCTGCTCGAGCTCGCGCCGACTCTGGCGTGGCCTCCGAATGTCTGGATGGGTGTCAGCGTGGAGAGGCAGGACTACGTGTCGCGCATCGATGATCTGCGCGGTACGCGGGCAGCAGTCAAGTTCCTGTCGCTCGAGCCGCTCCTGGGACCCCTGCGTGACTTGAATCTGGACGGGATCGACTGGGTCATCGCCGGCGGCGAGTCAGGGCCTCGAGCGAGACCCATGGAAGAGGGTTGGGTTCTCGACATCAAGTCTCAGAGCCGCTCAGCGGGAGTGGCGTTCTTCTTCAAGCAGTGGGGCGGGTTCAACAAGAAGAAGTCGGGCCGTATGCTCGAAGGGCGAACGTGGGACGAGTTGCCTGCGAGCGTCCCCTCCGTCACGTGA
- a CDS encoding DUF4276 family protein has product MTAIHLVLLVEEPSMEAFLRALLPRLLPAGRTFEVHPFQGKSDLLGKLQKRLRGYASWLPHDWRIFVVVDRDGDTCSELRNRLEAMATRARLRTPTTAGARSWQLVNRIAIEELEAWYFGDWEAVCNAYPRVSPRIPTRKGFRNPDAIAGGTWEAFERILQRHGYFRTGLRKVEAAATLGAQLVPSRSRSTSFLRFNQALSEATA; this is encoded by the coding sequence GTGACTGCGATTCACCTGGTACTGCTGGTCGAGGAGCCCTCGATGGAGGCATTCCTCCGAGCCTTGTTGCCACGCCTCTTGCCGGCTGGCCGCACGTTTGAAGTACATCCCTTCCAGGGCAAGTCCGATCTCCTGGGGAAATTGCAGAAACGCCTCCGCGGCTATGCCAGCTGGTTGCCCCACGACTGGCGCATCTTTGTGGTGGTCGACCGTGATGGTGACACCTGCTCTGAGCTCAGGAACCGACTCGAAGCAATGGCCACAAGAGCAAGGCTACGCACGCCAACGACGGCAGGCGCGCGGTCGTGGCAACTCGTGAATCGCATTGCGATCGAGGAGTTGGAGGCATGGTACTTCGGCGACTGGGAGGCTGTGTGCAACGCATACCCGCGGGTGTCTCCACGGATTCCGACGCGCAAGGGCTTTCGCAACCCAGACGCAATTGCCGGCGGCACGTGGGAGGCATTCGAGCGCATCCTGCAACGGCACGGATATTTTCGGACCGGGCTACGCAAGGTGGAAGCGGCGGCGACCCTTGGTGCCCAGCTCGTTCCGAGCCGTAGCCGTTCGACGAGCTTTCTGAGATTCAATCAAGCCCTTTCCGAGGCCACCGCATGA
- a CDS encoding AAA family ATPase has product MRNTATDLRTPARIEYLRVKNFRALHEVEFRDLTPLTVLLGPNGSGKSTVFDVFAFLAECFELGLRRAWDKRGRAKEIKSRGGDGALSIEIKYKEPDYPLITYHLAVEETGGGPVVVEEWLQWRRGQHGKPFRFLDYRHGQGRAVSGELPDEEARRVEVPLKSADLLAVNALGQFAEHPRVAALRDFITGWYVSYLSADSARGQPEAGPQERLSKSGDNLANVIQYLSEQHPKQLDRIFEVLRRRVPRIERVLAEAMPDGRLLLQIKDAPFAHPVLARFASDGTLKMLAYLVLLHDPMPPPFIGIEEPENFLHPRLLPDLAEECRAASERTQLLVTTHSPFFLNGLHPSEVRVLWRDEQGYSQTQRAADLQGVAEFVENGALLGHLWMEGQLGVGDPLVNQGAPTRPQGGRKR; this is encoded by the coding sequence ATGAGAAACACGGCGACAGACCTTCGAACACCGGCGCGCATTGAGTATCTGAGAGTGAAGAACTTTCGAGCTCTGCACGAGGTCGAGTTCAGGGACTTGACCCCCCTCACGGTGCTTCTCGGGCCCAACGGGAGCGGCAAGTCCACGGTTTTCGACGTGTTTGCGTTTCTCGCGGAATGTTTCGAGCTCGGTTTGCGTCGAGCGTGGGACAAGAGGGGTAGGGCGAAGGAGATCAAGTCTCGAGGTGGCGACGGAGCCCTGTCGATCGAGATCAAGTACAAGGAGCCAGATTATCCGCTGATCACGTACCACCTGGCTGTCGAAGAAACTGGTGGTGGTCCCGTCGTCGTGGAGGAATGGCTGCAATGGCGCCGTGGCCAGCACGGCAAGCCGTTTCGCTTTCTGGACTACCGCCACGGACAAGGCCGGGCAGTCAGTGGCGAACTTCCGGACGAAGAAGCTCGGCGGGTGGAAGTCCCCCTGAAGTCCGCCGATTTGCTGGCAGTCAATGCGCTCGGCCAGTTCGCTGAGCATCCGCGTGTCGCGGCGCTCCGGGATTTCATCACCGGCTGGTACGTCTCCTATCTCTCGGCCGACAGCGCGCGCGGGCAACCTGAGGCTGGGCCACAGGAGAGGTTGAGCAAGAGCGGCGACAACCTGGCCAACGTCATTCAGTACTTGAGCGAGCAGCACCCGAAGCAGCTCGATCGCATCTTTGAGGTTCTCCGCCGACGCGTACCTCGCATCGAACGCGTACTCGCAGAGGCGATGCCCGACGGCCGGCTGCTGCTTCAGATCAAGGACGCTCCATTCGCTCATCCGGTTCTGGCTCGGTTCGCATCCGACGGTACGCTCAAGATGTTGGCCTATCTCGTTCTGCTCCACGATCCCATGCCACCGCCCTTTATCGGTATCGAAGAGCCCGAGAACTTTCTGCATCCCCGGCTGTTGCCGGATCTCGCCGAGGAATGCCGCGCCGCGAGTGAGCGCACGCAACTCCTGGTGACGACGCATTCGCCTTTTTTTCTGAATGGACTGCACCCCAGCGAGGTGCGCGTTCTTTGGCGCGATGAGCAGGGCTACTCCCAAACCCAGCGCGCGGCAGACCTGCAGGGCGTAGCTGAGTTCGTAGAGAACGGCGCCTTGCTCGGGCACTTGTGGATGGAGGGGCAGCTCGGGGTCGGTGATCCGCTCGTGAACCAGGGGGCGCCGACACGTCCGCAAGGAGGTCGCAAGAGGTGA
- a CDS encoding pyridoxal-phosphate dependent enzyme, giving the protein MKNVHDSVIDLIGNTPIVRLKKMGRETGATFYAKLEYLNPGASIKDRIAVQMIADAESSGALKPGGTIVECTSGNTGMGLAMVGAARGYKAVLVMPDKVSEEKIKALRAFGARVVTTPTAVQPEDPRSYYSVARRISEETPGAFFANQYHNMSNPLAHERTTGPEIWEQMGPELDAIVIASGTGGTLSGIAKVVKAKKPSIKMVCVDPLGSIYFDLWRTGKMITTTKSYKVEGFGEDFMPSTMDWKCVDEVIQVDDRECFVATRELTRTEGLFTGGSGGGAVAGAIKYAKAHPEAKTILIILPDSGSRYLSKVFDDDWMRENSFLDEGARHGTVADLIARRGQPLVAARPGDSVTAVIGQMKSKGISQIPVLDGGKLLGMIAEVTLLKGMLRDPATTDRAVGDMVSHNYTVVAPDTPVGKLATIFTAGHVALVQDAGKITAVLTNIDLIDYLAGALN; this is encoded by the coding sequence ATGAAGAACGTCCACGACAGCGTCATCGACCTCATCGGAAACACGCCGATCGTGCGCCTGAAGAAGATGGGGCGCGAGACGGGTGCGACCTTCTACGCCAAGCTCGAGTATTTGAACCCCGGCGCCTCCATCAAGGACCGCATCGCCGTCCAGATGATCGCGGACGCAGAGTCGAGCGGCGCCCTGAAGCCGGGGGGAACCATCGTCGAGTGCACGTCGGGTAACACCGGCATGGGGCTCGCCATGGTCGGCGCCGCGCGCGGCTACAAGGCGGTGCTCGTCATGCCCGACAAGGTCAGCGAAGAGAAGATCAAGGCGCTCCGGGCCTTCGGCGCCCGCGTCGTGACGACGCCGACGGCGGTGCAGCCCGAGGATCCGCGATCCTATTACTCCGTCGCGCGGCGCATCTCGGAGGAGACGCCGGGCGCCTTCTTCGCGAACCAGTACCACAACATGTCGAACCCCCTCGCGCACGAGAGGACGACCGGCCCCGAGATCTGGGAGCAGATGGGGCCCGAGCTCGACGCCATCGTCATCGCCTCCGGCACGGGCGGCACGCTCTCGGGGATCGCGAAGGTCGTCAAGGCGAAGAAGCCCTCCATCAAGATGGTGTGCGTCGATCCTCTCGGGTCGATCTACTTCGACCTCTGGCGCACCGGGAAGATGATCACCACCACCAAGTCCTACAAGGTCGAGGGGTTCGGCGAGGACTTCATGCCGAGCACGATGGACTGGAAGTGCGTCGACGAAGTCATTCAGGTCGACGATCGCGAGTGCTTCGTCGCCACGCGCGAGCTGACGCGCACCGAGGGGCTCTTCACCGGCGGGTCGGGAGGAGGCGCGGTCGCAGGGGCCATCAAGTACGCGAAGGCCCATCCCGAGGCGAAGACGATCCTCATCATCCTCCCCGACTCGGGCTCGCGGTATCTGAGCAAGGTCTTCGACGACGATTGGATGCGCGAGAACTCCTTCCTCGACGAGGGGGCGCGCCACGGCACCGTCGCCGATCTCATCGCGAGGCGCGGGCAGCCTCTCGTCGCGGCGAGGCCCGGCGACAGCGTCACGGCGGTGATCGGCCAGATGAAGTCCAAGGGGATCTCGCAGATCCCCGTCCTCGACGGCGGGAAGCTCCTCGGGATGATCGCCGAGGTGACGCTGTTGAAGGGGATGCTGCGCGACCCGGCGACGACCGATCGCGCCGTCGGCGACATGGTCTCCCACAATTACACCGTCGTCGCCCCCGACACCCCCGTCGGCAAGCTCGCGACGATCTTCACCGCCGGCCACGTCGCCCTCGTGCAGGACGCCGGGAAGATCACGGCGGTCCTCACCAACATCGACCTCATCGACTACCTCGCGGGGGCGCTGAACTAG
- a CDS encoding ATP-binding protein — protein sequence MPRADDPPAIARSADLPAWLGKKSLFLFGPRQTGKTFLIRQTLPKVRVYDLLDSAVYLSLSHRPARIEEDLSREDEIVAIDEVQRLPELLNEVHRLIEKRRVRFLLTGSSARKLRRGGVNLLGGRARTRHLHPLTYRELGRHFDLGRAIERGTIPSIYFSDEPAADLDAYTGTYLQQEIVAEGASRNVPAFSRFLRVAAHCNGALVNFTSVGNDAQVPRTTVYEYFEILTDTLLLEEVQAWDRSKKRKPIVSSKYYFFDVGVASALQGRLVRRRTPEFGIAFETWLLHELASYRDYVSGETVNYWRSTSGFEVDFILGNHTAIEVKAKEAVSTQDLRSLRALADEKKMKRLLCVSLETRRRRVGGIEVLPYGDFLAALWDGEYSG from the coding sequence ATGCCCCGAGCCGACGACCCGCCCGCAATCGCCCGTTCGGCGGATCTCCCCGCGTGGCTCGGGAAGAAATCCCTCTTCCTCTTCGGACCGCGCCAGACGGGCAAGACGTTTCTCATCCGGCAGACGCTCCCGAAAGTGCGGGTGTACGATCTCCTCGACAGCGCCGTGTATCTCTCGCTCAGCCATCGCCCGGCCCGGATCGAGGAGGATCTCTCCCGCGAGGACGAGATCGTCGCGATCGACGAGGTGCAGCGCCTCCCCGAGCTCCTCAACGAAGTGCACCGCCTGATCGAGAAGCGGCGCGTGCGCTTTCTCCTCACGGGGTCGAGCGCCCGGAAGCTCCGCCGCGGAGGCGTCAACCTCCTCGGCGGTCGGGCGCGGACACGGCACCTTCACCCGCTCACGTATCGCGAGCTGGGCCGCCACTTCGATCTCGGGCGCGCGATCGAGCGCGGAACGATTCCCTCGATCTACTTCTCCGACGAGCCGGCCGCCGATCTCGACGCGTACACGGGGACTTACCTTCAGCAGGAGATCGTCGCGGAAGGAGCGAGCCGCAACGTGCCGGCCTTCAGTCGCTTCCTCCGCGTCGCCGCGCACTGCAACGGGGCCCTCGTCAACTTCACGAGCGTCGGGAACGACGCGCAGGTCCCGCGCACGACGGTCTACGAGTACTTCGAGATTCTCACGGACACACTGCTGCTCGAGGAAGTGCAGGCCTGGGATCGATCAAAGAAGCGCAAGCCCATCGTTTCCTCGAAGTACTACTTCTTCGACGTCGGCGTCGCCTCCGCGCTCCAGGGGCGGCTCGTTCGGCGAAGAACTCCGGAGTTCGGGATCGCCTTCGAGACGTGGCTGCTGCACGAGCTCGCCTCCTACCGGGACTACGTGAGCGGCGAGACGGTGAACTACTGGCGATCGACATCCGGCTTCGAGGTGGACTTCATCCTCGGGAATCACACCGCGATCGAGGTCAAGGCGAAGGAGGCCGTCTCGACCCAGGACCTCAGGTCGCTGCGCGCCCTCGCCGACGAGAAGAAGATGAAGCGGCTGTTGTGCGTGAGCCTCGAGACGCGGCGCCGGCGGGTCGGGGGAATCGAGGTGCTGCCTTACGGTGATTTCCTCGCGGCGCTCTGGGACGGGGAGTATTCGGGGTGA